A genomic segment from Chitinophagaceae bacterium encodes:
- a CDS encoding L,D-transpeptidase family protein, producing the protein MSWRALYQPVLVLLIATIFFSCKRKDKHNTANSDIYIKEDDRPLDKKIAEALSLKLQHPKPAENINPGLFSLLRYYYAQNGNLPVWSKEGTWNKQSDELLRYLDTCIYEGLFKNDYHYYGLSELKNKLFTDSLKKMKPTDWAKADIGFSAAFMQVLQDLAQGRLYGIKQLWYSDSSKYESFFVKYINQFLKAGNLLVITQSIQPAHLGYINLKIGIKKFTDSMDKTMYTYLRFPYSSKDSLFFVKSFKKRLAESGIIFNNNLPDSTVMQEAIKKYQAKKLVKQDGKISTALVRMMNNTDKEKLIRIAITLDKYKQLPEKFPDKYIWVNLPSFYLQLMSHDTVLMQSKIICGKSATPTPEITSFVDNLVTFPTWTVPSSIIEKEILPGLKKNPGYLARKGLALYKHDGTPVNPYGINWAKYSKGIPFKVMQSSGDENALGVMKFNFKNAHDVYLHDTNQRYLFKKNVRNLSHGCVRVQDWEQLAFYIARNDSILYQPKDTLRYNTDSITTWIRNEEMHKIAIKNKFPIFIRYFSCDFSGNNIKFYDDIYGNDVKLREKYFALK; encoded by the coding sequence ATGTCATGGAGGGCCTTATATCAACCTGTTCTTGTACTCCTAATTGCAACTATATTTTTTTCCTGCAAAAGAAAAGATAAGCACAATACTGCAAATAGCGACATCTACATAAAAGAAGACGACCGGCCCCTGGATAAAAAAATTGCTGAAGCCCTTAGCTTGAAATTGCAGCATCCCAAGCCTGCTGAGAATATCAACCCCGGGCTTTTTAGCCTTTTAAGATATTATTATGCTCAAAACGGTAATTTGCCTGTGTGGAGCAAAGAAGGAACATGGAATAAGCAAAGTGATGAATTACTAAGGTATTTAGATACCTGTATTTACGAAGGCCTTTTTAAGAACGATTATCATTATTATGGCCTTTCTGAATTAAAAAATAAACTCTTCACCGATTCTTTAAAAAAAATGAAACCGACTGATTGGGCAAAAGCAGATATTGGCTTTTCTGCAGCATTCATGCAGGTTTTACAGGATCTTGCACAAGGCAGGTTATATGGCATTAAACAACTATGGTACTCCGATTCAAGTAAATACGAAAGCTTTTTTGTAAAGTATATCAATCAGTTTTTGAAAGCAGGAAATTTATTGGTTATTACCCAATCCATCCAACCCGCTCATTTGGGGTATATCAACTTAAAAATTGGGATAAAGAAATTTACCGATAGTATGGATAAAACTATGTATACTTATTTACGCTTCCCTTATAGTTCTAAAGATTCACTTTTTTTTGTTAAATCATTTAAAAAGCGCCTTGCGGAAAGTGGTATTATTTTCAACAACAATTTGCCGGATAGTACCGTTATGCAGGAAGCCATTAAAAAATACCAGGCAAAAAAACTGGTTAAGCAAGATGGTAAAATATCTACTGCACTGGTAAGAATGATGAATAATACCGATAAGGAAAAACTTATACGCATTGCCATCACCTTAGACAAATACAAGCAATTGCCAGAAAAATTTCCCGATAAATATATTTGGGTAAACCTGCCTTCATTTTATTTGCAGTTGATGAGCCACGATACAGTGTTGATGCAATCCAAAATAATTTGTGGTAAATCGGCAACGCCTACGCCGGAAATCACTTCTTTTGTTGACAACCTCGTAACTTTTCCTACCTGGACAGTTCCTTCAAGTATTATTGAAAAGGAAATCCTTCCCGGGTTAAAGAAAAATCCCGGATATTTGGCCCGTAAAGGGTTGGCCTTATATAAGCATGATGGAACGCCGGTAAACCCCTATGGTATCAATTGGGCAAAATATTCTAAAGGCATCCCGTTTAAAGTAATGCAAAGCAGCGGAGATGAAAATGCATTGGGCGTAATGAAATTTAATTTTAAAAATGCACACGATGTGTACCTGCATGATACCAACCAACGGTACTTATTTAAAAAAAATGTACGCAACCTCAGTCATGGTTGTGTAAGGGTACAGGATTGGGAGCAACTTGCCTTTTACATTGCCAGGAACGATAGTATTTTATACCAGCCCAAAGACACATTGCGCTATAATACCGATTCCATTACTACCTGGATACGCAATGAAGAAATGCATAAAATTGCCATAAAAAATAAATTTCCCATATTTATCCGTTATTTTAGCTGTGATTTTTCCGGTAATAATATCAAATTTTATGATGATATTTATGGAAACGATGTGAAGTTGAGAGAAAAGTATTTTGCTTTAAAATAA
- the lpxB gene encoding lipid-A-disaccharide synthase, with protein sequence MKYYLIAGEASGDLHGSNLIKEIKRLDAQAEFRCWGGEKMEQNGAYLVKHYRQLAFMGFAEVVKNLPAILRNLSFCKRDMVSFEPDVLILIDYPGFNLRIAKWAKQQGFKVVYYISPQVWAWKENRVKTIKRYVDKMLVILPFEKAFYQKWNYAVDYVGHPLVEVISDFIQSQEKNFTDKQPEDKNIIALLPGSRKQEIVQKLPIMLKVAAQFPDYRFIVAKAPGTEESFYTKMLGQYRNVSTVSGKTYNLLCSAKAALVTSGTATLETALFEVPQIICYKGGNISYQIAKRLVKIKYIGLVNLIMDKEVVKELIQNNLTEKNLAFELGELLNTTAKLKAIKEDYKELKGILTEAGPASCNAAKIIVAFCKSPLPPA encoded by the coding sequence GTGAAATATTATTTAATAGCAGGTGAAGCAAGTGGCGACTTGCATGGCAGTAACCTGATAAAAGAAATTAAACGGTTAGATGCCCAAGCTGAATTTCGTTGCTGGGGTGGCGAAAAAATGGAACAAAATGGAGCCTATTTAGTAAAACATTACCGCCAGCTTGCTTTTATGGGTTTTGCTGAAGTTGTAAAAAATTTACCGGCTATCTTACGGAATTTAAGTTTTTGCAAAAGGGATATGGTTTCATTTGAGCCAGATGTTCTGATTTTAATAGATTACCCGGGATTTAACCTTAGGATCGCCAAATGGGCAAAACAACAAGGGTTTAAAGTAGTTTATTATATTTCTCCACAAGTATGGGCCTGGAAGGAAAACAGGGTAAAAACAATTAAGCGATACGTGGATAAAATGCTGGTTATTTTACCATTTGAAAAAGCCTTTTATCAAAAATGGAATTATGCAGTTGATTATGTGGGTCACCCTTTGGTAGAAGTGATTAGCGATTTTATTCAATCGCAGGAAAAAAATTTTACTGACAAGCAGCCAGAAGATAAAAATATTATAGCCCTGTTGCCCGGAAGCAGGAAACAGGAAATAGTTCAAAAACTGCCCATTATGCTAAAAGTGGCAGCACAGTTTCCGGATTACCGTTTTATTGTGGCAAAAGCACCGGGTACCGAAGAAAGTTTCTATACTAAAATGCTGGGGCAATATAGGAATGTAAGTACGGTTTCGGGGAAAACCTATAATTTGCTATGCTCTGCAAAAGCTGCACTGGTAACCAGCGGAACAGCTACTTTAGAAACAGCACTATTTGAGGTGCCGCAAATTATTTGCTACAAAGGCGGAAATATATCTTATCAAATTGCCAAAAGGCTGGTAAAAATAAAATATATAGGCCTGGTAAACCTTATTATGGATAAAGAAGTGGTAAAAGAACTCATTCAAAATAACCTTACAGAAAAAAACCTTGCATTTGAGCTGGGTGAACTTTTGAATACTACAGCCAAATTAAAAGCCATAAAAGAAGATTATAAAGAACTGAAGGGTATTTTAACCGAAGCTGGCCCTGCTTCCTGCAATGCCGCAAAAATTATTGTTGCTTTTTGTAAAAGCCCATTACCGCCTGCATAA
- a CDS encoding nucleoside deaminase, which yields MTKEEKFMQEAIALSQKGVQNDEGGPFGCIIVKDDKIVGRGNNKVTSTNDPTAHAEVVAIRDACKNLGTFQLDECEVYTSCEPCPMCLGAIYWARPKVIYYANNRQDAAEIGFDDSMIYDEISADIKHRKIPIIPLLRKEAIKIFTEWKNKEDKTAY from the coding sequence ATGACAAAAGAAGAAAAATTTATGCAGGAAGCAATTGCCTTATCACAAAAAGGAGTGCAAAATGATGAAGGCGGCCCTTTTGGATGCATTATTGTAAAAGATGATAAAATTGTAGGCCGGGGAAATAATAAAGTTACCAGCACCAACGACCCAACTGCCCATGCTGAAGTTGTGGCCATTAGAGATGCCTGCAAAAACCTGGGAACTTTTCAATTAGATGAATGTGAAGTTTATACATCCTGCGAACCATGCCCAATGTGCCTTGGCGCAATTTACTGGGCCAGGCCAAAAGTAATTTATTATGCCAACAACCGGCAGGATGCCGCAGAAATTGGCTTTGACGACTCCATGATTTATGATGAAATATCGGCAGATATTAAACATAGAAAAATACCCATCATTCCGCTATTAAGAAAAGAAGCTATAAAAATTTTTACTGAGTGGAAAAATAAGGAAGATAAAACCGCCTATTAA
- a CDS encoding acetyl-CoA carboxylase carboxyltransferase subunit alpha has translation MPKLENRQFLDFEKPIKDLFDQVEQLKITQEKSKTDLSSGISALETKILEAKKQLTDNLSPWQKVQLSRHPDRPYTLKYIEKMCSNFVELHGDRNVKDDKAMVGGFALLGDETVMIIGQQKGHNTKTRQIRNFGMANPEGYRKALRLMKLAEKFNKPVITLIDTPGAYPGLEAEERGQGEAIARNIYEMLSLKVPVICAIIGEGASGGALGIGVGDKVVMLENTWYSVISPESCSSILWRTWDKKEIAAEQLRLTGDDMMKFGLVDDVIPEPLGGAHWDYDEAAFILKNYLLEQIHQLKQKPPSNAFRNV, from the coding sequence ATGCCAAAATTAGAAAACCGCCAGTTCCTGGATTTTGAAAAACCCATTAAAGACCTGTTTGATCAGGTTGAACAACTTAAAATTACCCAGGAAAAAAGCAAAACCGACCTTAGTTCAGGCATTTCGGCGCTTGAAACAAAAATATTAGAAGCCAAAAAACAGCTTACCGACAATTTATCTCCCTGGCAAAAAGTACAACTAAGCCGCCACCCCGACAGGCCATATACCTTAAAGTATATTGAGAAAATGTGCAGCAATTTTGTTGAACTGCATGGAGACAGGAACGTAAAAGATGATAAAGCAATGGTAGGTGGTTTTGCATTACTGGGCGATGAAACGGTTATGATTATTGGGCAGCAAAAAGGCCACAATACTAAAACTCGTCAAATACGAAATTTTGGCATGGCCAACCCCGAAGGTTACCGTAAAGCTTTGCGGCTTATGAAACTTGCCGAAAAATTTAATAAACCCGTAATTACATTAATTGATACCCCGGGTGCATACCCTGGCCTTGAAGCCGAAGAACGTGGGCAGGGAGAAGCCATTGCCCGAAATATATATGAAATGCTTAGCCTGAAAGTTCCGGTTATTTGTGCCATTATTGGCGAAGGTGCAAGTGGTGGCGCATTAGGAATTGGCGTAGGCGATAAAGTAGTAATGCTCGAAAATACATGGTATAGCGTTATTTCACCAGAAAGCTGCAGCAGCATTTTATGGCGCACTTGGGATAAAAAAGAAATTGCAGCAGAGCAACTTCGCCTTACCGGAGATGACATGATGAAATTTGGCCTTGTAGACGATGTAATTCCCGAACCTTTGGGCGGCGCCCATTGGGATTATGATGAAGCCGCCTTTATTTTAAAAAATTATTTACTTGAACAAATACATCAGTTAAAGCAAAAACCCCCGAGCAACGCTTTCAGGAACGTGTAA
- a CDS encoding Gfo/Idh/MocA family oxidoreductase, protein MLRIGIFGVGHLGKFHLNNWKEIEQVTVVGFFDPDETHAKLIEEKYQIKRYATAEMLMQDCDAVDIVAPTIYHNELCSQAMRLGKHVFVEKPLANTMDEARTLVKLAKESNVKFQVGHVERFNPAFLALQESALNPMFIEVHRLAQFNPRGTDVSVILDLMIHDIDIILHLVKSQVSYISANGVAVMSDTPDIANVRIEFSNGCVANLTSSRISMKKMRKMRLFQKDAYIGIDFLEKKTEVIKLNEQGAKNVFTFDIETSNGKKTIAIANPPVKDTNAIKMELETFKNAIINNTETPVTILDGFAAMEVAHQILEKINQGKA, encoded by the coding sequence ATGTTAAGGATTGGAATATTTGGAGTTGGTCACCTGGGAAAATTTCATTTAAACAACTGGAAAGAAATTGAGCAGGTAACAGTTGTCGGTTTTTTTGACCCCGATGAAACCCATGCAAAATTAATTGAAGAAAAATACCAGATAAAAAGATATGCAACTGCCGAAATGCTCATGCAGGATTGTGATGCTGTAGATATAGTAGCCCCAACAATTTACCATAACGAACTTTGCTCACAGGCAATGAGATTGGGCAAACATGTTTTTGTAGAAAAACCCCTGGCCAATACAATGGATGAAGCAAGGACGTTGGTAAAACTTGCCAAAGAATCCAATGTAAAATTTCAGGTAGGCCATGTAGAAAGGTTCAATCCCGCTTTTCTTGCCCTACAGGAAAGTGCGTTAAACCCAATGTTTATTGAAGTACACCGCCTTGCACAGTTTAATCCCAGAGGCACAGATGTAAGTGTTATACTCGACCTGATGATTCATGATATTGATATTATCCTGCACCTGGTAAAAAGCCAGGTAAGTTATATTTCGGCAAATGGAGTTGCAGTAATGAGTGACACACCGGATATTGCCAATGTGCGTATTGAATTTAGTAACGGTTGTGTAGCCAACCTTACCAGCAGCCGCATTTCCATGAAAAAAATGAGAAAAATGCGCTTATTTCAGAAAGACGCTTATATTGGTATTGATTTCCTGGAAAAGAAAACCGAAGTTATAAAACTCAATGAGCAGGGAGCAAAAAATGTTTTTACATTTGATATTGAAACAAGCAACGGTAAAAAAACAATTGCTATTGCAAATCCACCTGTTAAAGATACAAATGCCATAAAAATGGAATTAGAAACTTTCAAAAATGCCATCATCAACAATACCGAAACACCTGTAACTATTTTGGATGGATTTGCTGCAATGGAAGTGGCCCACCAAATTTTGGAGAAAATCAATCAAGGTAAGGCCTGA
- a CDS encoding sugar transferase → MLVGSENKTKQLYDSFTNAKDNSGYILTSFLNVNGPCSDPALNQLQTYNGLEYLDEAINKNAIEEVIIAVEKKERLLIGEILNLLSDKEVNVKISPDMIDILTGALQTTNILGVPLIDIHSGQLPGWQQNLKRFADITVALTGLVIISPLLLFAMIRTKFSSAGPVFYKQERLGFKGKPFTMYKLRSMYVNAEDNGPQLSSENDERITAWGRVMRKWRLDELPQLWNIIKGEMSLVGPRPERKFYVDQVVALHPEYKYLFKVKPGITSWGMVKFGYASSIDEIVLRMPFDLLYVENISLSLDFTILLHSVKIIVSGKGK, encoded by the coding sequence TTGCTGGTAGGATCTGAAAATAAAACCAAACAGTTATATGATTCCTTTACAAATGCAAAAGATAATTCCGGCTATATTTTAACCTCTTTTCTAAATGTAAACGGGCCATGCAGCGACCCTGCATTAAATCAACTGCAAACGTATAACGGACTTGAATATTTGGATGAAGCCATAAATAAAAATGCCATTGAAGAAGTAATTATTGCGGTAGAAAAAAAAGAAAGACTGCTCATAGGTGAAATACTCAACCTGTTAAGCGATAAAGAGGTTAATGTAAAAATATCGCCTGATATGATTGATATCCTTACTGGTGCTCTTCAAACTACAAATATTTTAGGCGTACCATTAATAGATATACACAGCGGACAGTTACCTGGTTGGCAACAAAACTTAAAGCGGTTTGCTGATATTACTGTTGCATTAACCGGCCTTGTAATTATTTCGCCTTTGCTGCTTTTTGCCATGATACGCACCAAATTTTCCTCTGCAGGCCCTGTATTTTACAAACAGGAAAGACTAGGATTTAAAGGCAAACCATTTACTATGTACAAGCTTCGCAGTATGTACGTAAATGCAGAAGATAACGGACCTCAATTGAGTAGCGAAAATGATGAACGCATTACAGCCTGGGGAAGAGTAATGAGAAAGTGGCGACTGGATGAACTACCACAACTTTGGAATATTATTAAAGGTGAAATGAGCCTTGTAGGTCCAAGGCCGGAAAGAAAATTTTATGTGGACCAGGTGGTAGCCCTGCACCCGGAATATAAATACCTTTTTAAAGTAAAACCAGGCATTACCAGTTGGGGCATGGTAAAATTCGGCTACGCTTCAAGCATTGATGAAATTGTTTTACGAATGCCTTTTGATTTACTTTATGTGGAAAATATTTCACTTTCGCTCGATTTTACCATCCTGCTTCACTCCGTAAAAATAATTGTATCAGGAAAAGGAAAATAA
- a CDS encoding 2-C-methyl-D-erythritol 4-phosphate cytidylyltransferase — translation MKKYALIVAGGTGSRMNSTLPKQFMHINNKPVLYYSINSFYRAFDDMQIVLVLPEAYIASGQEVIDAWFDYNRIKICVGGETRFHSVKNGLQLVEEESIVFVHDAVRCLVSENLIQKCFVTAMEQGSAIPVIQCKDSLRMLKEDNSNEAVDRSSIRIVQTPQVFHSKVLLPAFAIDFKEKFTDEATVVEAFGMKVTLVEGEENNIKITHPLDLALARQILES, via the coding sequence ATGAAAAAGTATGCATTAATTGTAGCCGGTGGTACAGGAAGCAGAATGAACAGTACATTACCCAAGCAGTTTATGCATATTAACAACAAGCCGGTTTTGTATTATAGCATCAATAGTTTTTACCGGGCTTTTGATGATATGCAAATTGTTCTTGTACTCCCTGAGGCTTATATTGCCAGCGGCCAGGAAGTAATTGATGCATGGTTTGATTATAACCGTATAAAAATTTGTGTAGGGGGCGAAACAAGGTTTCATTCCGTTAAAAACGGGCTTCAATTGGTGGAAGAAGAAAGTATTGTTTTTGTGCATGATGCAGTACGTTGCCTTGTTTCGGAAAACTTAATTCAAAAATGCTTTGTAACGGCAATGGAACAAGGTTCCGCTATCCCGGTTATTCAATGTAAAGACAGCCTTCGAATGCTTAAAGAAGATAACAGTAACGAAGCGGTGGACAGGAGCAGCATAAGAATAGTGCAAACGCCACAAGTTTTTCACAGCAAGGTTTTATTGCCGGCTTTTGCCATAGATTTTAAAGAAAAATTTACTGATGAAGCCACTGTAGTGGAGGCTTTTGGGATGAAAGTTACACTGGTTGAAGGCGAAGAAAATAATATTAAAATTACCCATCCGCTCGACCTTGCCCTTGCCCGGCAAATACTGGAAAGCTAA
- a CDS encoding isoaspartyl peptidase/L-asparaginase encodes MHTFSIAIHGGAGTILKSEITPELEEAYHTGLKEALHAGYTVLEKKGSALEAVKAAVIKLEDNVLFNAGKGSVFTKKGKHEMDASIMDGKTLDAGAVASVKNIRNPVLLAEAVMKCSNHVLLSGEGAMDFAKEQKITTEPDDYFYSQFRYKQWQQLQSGDAVALDHSAQAQLGSSNKMGTVGAVACDKYGNVAAATSTGGMTNKNYGRIGDTPIIGAGTYADNKTAAISCTGHGEPFIKAVAAFSVIGLMEHKNYSLHEAMKEIVHQKLIKFDGEGGMIGVDAQGNVAMQFNSEGMYRAMKSSAGNEEIKIYKD; translated from the coding sequence ATGCATACTTTTTCTATTGCAATACATGGCGGAGCTGGTACAATTTTAAAATCGGAAATTACCCCGGAGTTGGAAGAGGCGTACCATACTGGCTTAAAAGAAGCTCTACATGCAGGTTATACAGTATTGGAAAAAAAGGGATCTGCATTGGAAGCAGTAAAAGCTGCGGTAATAAAACTGGAAGACAACGTCTTGTTTAATGCCGGTAAAGGATCAGTTTTTACAAAAAAAGGCAAACACGAAATGGATGCATCCATTATGGATGGAAAAACCCTTGATGCCGGCGCAGTAGCTTCAGTAAAAAATATCCGAAACCCGGTTTTGCTTGCAGAGGCAGTAATGAAATGCAGTAACCATGTATTATTGAGTGGCGAAGGGGCGATGGATTTTGCCAAAGAACAAAAAATTACCACAGAACCCGACGATTATTTCTATTCTCAGTTTCGCTATAAACAATGGCAGCAATTACAATCAGGTGATGCCGTTGCACTGGACCATTCTGCACAGGCACAGCTTGGCTCTTCCAATAAAATGGGCACAGTTGGCGCAGTGGCTTGCGATAAATATGGAAATGTTGCAGCAGCTACAAGCACAGGCGGAATGACCAATAAAAATTATGGACGCATTGGCGATACGCCAATAATTGGTGCGGGCACCTATGCCGATAATAAAACAGCCGCTATCAGTTGTACCGGCCATGGAGAGCCATTTATAAAAGCAGTAGCAGCATTTTCCGTAATAGGTTTAATGGAACATAAAAATTATTCCCTGCATGAAGCAATGAAAGAAATTGTGCATCAAAAACTTATTAAATTTGATGGCGAAGGAGGAATGATAGGAGTAGATGCACAGGGCAATGTAGCCATGCAGTTTAACAGCGAAGGAATGTACCGTGCCATGAAAAGCAGTGCAGGAAATGAAGAAATAAAAATTTATAAAGATTAA
- a CDS encoding carbohydrate kinase produces the protein MNFDELFDSFKKIKVAVLGDVMLDTYWWGKTERISPEAPVPIVSVSKNEYRIGGAGNVALNLASLKVNKVSLISIYGNDNEAVLLQNLLQDSGIDTSYCISSANRVTTNKIRIISRNQQMMRLDAEITSALQHKDEDSLIKNIEAYIEAEKPSIIVLEDYNKGVLTEKVIAEAIALCKKHNVLTAVDPKRLNFFAYKKVDIFKPNLKEALEALNIVGNNLSEGLLKKIHAALYNTLGHRASFITLSENGVYYQSDKESGWIPTHVRSIADVSGAGDTVIAVASLVYAATKSFKLMAEIANIAGGMVCEEVGTAAIHNEKLLAECKLLLKCN, from the coding sequence ATGAACTTTGATGAATTATTTGATTCATTTAAAAAAATAAAAGTAGCTGTACTGGGAGATGTAATGCTCGACACTTACTGGTGGGGAAAAACCGAACGCATTTCCCCAGAAGCGCCTGTGCCCATTGTGTCTGTTTCAAAAAATGAATATAGAATTGGCGGTGCCGGGAATGTAGCTTTAAACCTGGCTTCTTTAAAAGTAAATAAAGTAAGCCTTATTAGTATTTATGGAAACGATAATGAAGCAGTGCTATTACAAAACCTGCTACAGGATAGCGGTATAGACACATCCTATTGCATAAGCAGCGCTAACAGGGTAACTACAAATAAAATACGTATTATTAGCCGCAACCAGCAAATGATGCGGCTGGATGCTGAAATTACTTCGGCTTTGCAGCACAAAGATGAAGATTCGTTGATTAAGAATATTGAAGCTTATATTGAAGCCGAAAAGCCTTCCATTATTGTCCTTGAAGACTATAATAAAGGCGTGCTCACCGAAAAAGTAATTGCTGAGGCAATTGCATTATGCAAAAAGCACAATGTACTAACCGCCGTTGACCCGAAACGGTTGAATTTTTTTGCTTATAAAAAGGTGGATATTTTTAAGCCCAATCTTAAAGAAGCATTGGAAGCTTTGAATATTGTTGGCAATAACCTTTCCGAAGGCTTGTTAAAGAAAATACACGCAGCGTTATACAATACGCTGGGGCACCGGGCATCTTTTATTACATTATCCGAAAACGGTGTGTATTATCAAAGCGATAAAGAAAGCGGCTGGATACCTACACATGTACGCAGCATTGCCGATGTGAGTGGGGCAGGCGATACGGTAATTGCTGTTGCTTCTCTTGTATATGCGGCAACAAAAAGTTTTAAGCTAATGGCGGAAATAGCCAATATTGCCGGCGGAATGGTGTGTGAAGAAGTAGGTACGGCGGCTATTCATAATGAAAAACTTCTGGCAGAATGTAAGCTGCTGTTGAAGTGTAACTAA
- a CDS encoding amino acid permease: MTETVHGYKPSLKLIDATMIVAGSMIGSGIFIVSADITRNVGSAGWLIAVWLLTGFMTLVAAMSYGELSSMFPKAGGQYVYLKEAYNPLAGFLYGWSSFMVIQTATIAAVGVAFSKFLGTFVPALDINDENLITQIGIFKIYPAQFVSIAIIVLLTFINTRGVKEGKWIQTSLTTIKLLSLFGLIILGFFLAAKSEVWDANWTDAWSMTSRNNTGEITGKVFGSAILGAIAAAMVGSIFSSDAWNNVTFIAGEVHNPKRNVGLSLFLGTLLVTLIYVAVNIMYISVMPLQEIASAPQDRVAVAASKVIWGDAGAAIIAVMIMISTFGCNNGLILSGARVYNTMANDGLFFTAAAKLNKNDVPEVALWLQCIVASALCLSGQYGNLLDMISFVVVIFYAITIAGIFILRKKRPNAERPYKAFGYPVLPAIYIVMALAFCILLIIYKPAFTWPGLIIVLLGIPVYYIAVAKKNNS; this comes from the coding sequence ATGACAGAAACTGTACACGGTTATAAGCCATCGCTCAAATTGATAGATGCCACCATGATAGTTGCCGGTTCTATGATTGGTTCCGGTATTTTTATTGTAAGTGCAGATATTACAAGAAATGTAGGCAGCGCCGGATGGCTTATTGCTGTATGGTTGCTTACCGGTTTTATGACGCTGGTTGCTGCCATGAGTTATGGTGAGCTGAGTTCTATGTTTCCCAAGGCCGGTGGCCAATATGTTTATTTAAAAGAGGCCTACAACCCTTTAGCAGGTTTTTTATATGGCTGGAGTTCTTTTATGGTTATTCAAACCGCTACAATTGCAGCAGTAGGTGTGGCATTTTCTAAATTTTTGGGAACCTTTGTGCCTGCATTGGATATTAATGATGAAAACCTCATAACGCAAATTGGCATTTTTAAAATTTATCCTGCACAGTTTGTTTCTATTGCCATTATTGTATTACTTACTTTCATTAATACCAGAGGTGTAAAAGAAGGAAAGTGGATACAAACCAGTTTAACTACAATAAAATTGTTGTCGTTATTTGGATTGATCATCCTGGGCTTTTTTCTTGCTGCAAAATCAGAAGTTTGGGATGCCAATTGGACGGATGCCTGGAGCATGACCAGCCGCAACAACACTGGCGAAATAACCGGTAAAGTGTTTGGCAGTGCAATTCTTGGCGCTATTGCAGCCGCTATGGTAGGCTCCATTTTTAGTAGCGATGCATGGAATAATGTAACCTTTATTGCCGGTGAAGTGCATAACCCAAAGCGTAATGTTGGGCTGAGCCTTTTTTTAGGCACGCTGCTGGTAACCCTTATTTATGTGGCCGTAAACATAATGTACATAAGTGTAATGCCTTTACAGGAAATTGCTTCTGCTCCGCAGGATCGTGTGGCCGTTGCGGCAAGTAAGGTAATTTGGGGCGATGCCGGTGCTGCCATTATTGCTGTAATGATTATGATTTCTACTTTTGGCTGCAACAACGGATTGATACTCTCCGGCGCAAGGGTGTATAATACCATGGCCAACGATGGGCTGTTTTTTACGGCTGCCGCAAAACTCAATAAAAACGATGTGCCCGAAGTGGCATTGTGGCTGCAATGCATTGTGGCATCTGCGCTTTGCCTCAGCGGGCAATACGGTAACCTGCTGGATATGATATCGTTTGTGGTGGTAATTTTTTATGCTATCACCATTGCCGGTATTTTTATTTTACGTAAAAAAAGGCCCAATGCAGAAAGGCCATATAAAGCTTTTGGATATCCTGTGCTACCAGCCATTTACATTGTTATGGCTTTGGCATTTTGTATTTTACTTATTATTTATAAACCTGCGTTTACATGGCCGGGATTAATTATAGTTTTGCTGGGCATACCCGTTTATTATATTGCCGTAGCTAAAAAAAATAATAGCTGA